Proteins encoded in a region of the Strix aluco isolate bStrAlu1 chromosome 26, bStrAlu1.hap1, whole genome shotgun sequence genome:
- the TENT5B gene encoding terminal nucleotidyltransferase 5B yields MLVAAAAGPAPGASEQRGGGGGGRFSVLSWEQVQRLDQILGEAVPIHGRGNFPTLSVRPRTIVQVVRSRLEKKGIAVHNVRLNGSAASHVLHQDSGLGYKDLDLIFGVDLKTEDVFQLVKDVVMDCLLDFLPEGVNKDKITPMTLKEAYVQKLVKVCNETDRWSLISLSNNSGKNVELKFVDSLRRQFEFSVDSFQIILDSLLLFGECSENPMAENFHPTVTGESMYGDFEEAMDHLRNRVIATRNPEEIRGGGLLKYCNLLVRGFKPKSEVDMKALQRYMCSRFFIDFSDIGEQQRKLECYLQSHFVGMESKRYDYLMTLHRVVNESTVCLMGHERRQTLNLIAMLAVRVLAEQNIIPTVTNVTCYYQPAPYVSEINFNYYVTHVQPFLPCNQSYPTWLPCN; encoded by the exons ATGCTggtggcggcagcggcggggcccgcTCCGGGCGCCTCGGAGCagcgcggaggaggaggaggaggccgctTCAGCGTCCTGTCGTGGGAGCAGGTGCAGCGGCTGGACCAGATCCTGGGCGAGGCCGTGCCCATCCACGGCCGCGGAAACTTCCCCACGCTCTCGGTGCGGCCCCGCACCATCGTCCAG GTTGTCCGTAGTCgcctggagaagaaaggaatCGCAGTCCATAATGTAAGGTTGAATGGCTCAGCAGCTAGTCACGTTCTGCATCAAGACAGTGGCTTGGGGTACAAAGACCTAGATCTCATCTTCGGTGTAGATCTGAAGACTGAAGATGTCTTCCAGCTTGTTAAAGATGTGGTCATGGACTGCCTTCTTGACTTCCTCCCAGAAGGTGTCAACAAAGACAAGATCACCCCCATGACTCTAAAGGAGGCGTACGTGCAGAAGCTTGTGAAGGTGTGCAACGAGACCGACCGCTGGAGCCTCATCTCTCTCTCCAACAACAGCGGGAAGAACGTGGAACTGAAATTCGTGGACTCTCTCAGACGGCAGTTCGAGTTCAGCGTGGACTCCTTCCAGATCATCCTGGATTCGCTTCTGCTGTTTGGGGAGTGTTCAGAGAACCCCATGGCTGAAAACTTCCACCCCACGGTCACGGGGGAGAGCATGTACGGGGACTTTGAGGAGGCAATGGACCATCTCCGGAACAGGGTCATCGCCACGAGGAACCCGGAGGAGATCAGAGGTGGGGGGCTTCTGAAATATTGCAACCTCTTGGTGAGGGGGTTTAAGCCCAAATCGGAAGTGGATATGAAGGCACTACAGCGATACATGTGCTCCAGGTTTTTCATAGACTTCTCCGACATCGGTGAGCAGCAGCGGAAGCTGGAGTGCTACCTTCAGAGCCACTTTGTTGGGATGGAGAGCAAAAGATATGACTATTTGATGACCCTCCACAGGGTGGTCAATGAGAGCACAGTCTGCCTCATGGGACACGAAAGGAGGCAGACCCTGAACCTCATTGCCATGCTGGCTGTGAGAGTCCTGGCTGAGCAGAACATCATCCCCACGGTCACAAACGTTACCTGCTACTACCAGCCAGCTCCTTATGTCAGTGAAATAAACTTCAACTACTACGTCACCCACGTGCAGCCCTTCCTGCCTTGCAATCAGTCTTACCCAACGTGGCTTCCCTGTAACTGA